Genomic window (Jatrophihabitans sp.):
CGTCATGGCTGGACGGGGCCCGGAGGTGACCCCGGGTCGCCAGGCGCCCAACGTGGCGGTCAACGGCATCACCTTCGTCGCCCCTGCCCTGGGCGCGGCGAAGGCGGCGCTCGCCGAGGGCCGGCGGAGCCTGCGGGCGCCGGTCACCGGGCCGCGCGCGTTCGCGACCGCGCCGTACCTGGTGGAGTACGGCCGGGCTGCGGCCGAGTGGGAGACCGCGGAGTTCTTCCTGCGGCGCATTGCCCGTTCGGCCGATGAAGGGGGGCTGACCCCCGCTCTCGTCGCACGCAACCGACGAGACGCCACCTACGCCCTTGAGAGTCTCGTCAACGTGGTCGACCGCTGTCTGCGGATCAGCGGCACTCGGGGACAGTCGCGGGACGAACCCGCCCAGCGGCTCTGGCGAGACGTCCATTCCATTGCCAGTCACGCCGTCATGCAGTTCGAGCCGGCGGCGACTGACTACACCAAACTTGAGCTGGAGAGTGCGCTGTGATCCTTGTGACTGGAGCCACCGGCAACGTCGGACGCCACATCGTGGCGGGGCTGCATCGAGACGGGTACGACGTGACCGCGGTGACGAGAACTCCTGCGACGGCGGCGTTCCCGCCCGAGGTGCGAGTCCAGCCCACCGAGAACATCGACCTGAGCGGGGTCGAGTCGATCTTTGTGAACATCGCCGCGTTCCCCGACGGGCCGGACGAGATTGTCGCGCGCGCCGCCGACAGCGGTGTGCAGCGCATCGTCGGCCTGTCCACATACTCAGTCGGGGACCCTAACCCGCGCAACGCCATCGCGGTGCGACACCGGCATCTGGAAGACATCGTGCGGGCCTCAGGCATGGAGTGGGTACTGCCCCGTCCAGCAGGGGGCTTTGCGATGACGACGTTGGAGTGGGCCGGCTCGATCAAGCGGGAGCGGACGGTCCGCGCCCCCTATGGCGAGGCACACGGAGCGCCCCTTCACGAAAAGGACATCGCTGCCGTCTGCCTCGCCGGTCTGACCACCAAGGATCTGCTCGGGCAGGAGCCGCAGTTCAGCGGACCCGAGTCGATCTCCTACCGTCGTCGCGCCGAAATAATCAGCGAGGTGCTGGGGGAACCCATCACCTTTGTTGAGTTGACTGATGAGGATGCCCGCGTCGTGTGGGCTGAGGCCGGTGTTCCACCGCACGCGATCCAAGCGCGCCTGGGCATGTTCGCCTCGATGGTCGGGGTCAGCCACCCAGTCGATC
Coding sequences:
- a CDS encoding NAD(P)H-binding protein, with amino-acid sequence MILVTGATGNVGRHIVAGLHRDGYDVTAVTRTPATAAFPPEVRVQPTENIDLSGVESIFVNIAAFPDGPDEIVARAADSGVQRIVGLSTYSVGDPNPRNAIAVRHRHLEDIVRASGMEWVLPRPAGGFAMTTLEWAGSIKRERTVRAPYGEAHGAPLHEKDIAAVCLAGLTTKDLLGQEPQFSGPESISYRRRAEIISEVLGEPITFVELTDEDARVVWAEAGVPPHAIQARLGMFASMVGVSHPVDPIEPFIGRPGLTYADWVRDHIDAFR